The Bacillota bacterium genome includes the window TGCTCAGGTGTTTTTCCACTGGCAAGACCTAAGCGGCGAGAAACACGAAAAACGTGAGTGTCCACCGCCAGTGCCGGTTGGTTGAAGGCATTGGCCAACACCACCTTAGCTGTTTTTCGTCCCACTCCAGGCAAAGTCAATAATTCAGCCAGCGTTTGTGGCACCTGACCTTGAAACGATTCCACTAGCATTTTGGCACTAGCCACTAGATAACGAGCCTTGGTACGGTGCAGTCCCACGCCCTGTATTAGCTGGGCCACGTGTTTAGGATCGGCTCCGGCCAAGGCTTTAGGCGTAGGGTACTTAGAAAGTAGTCCTGGCGTCACCTTATTTACCTGCCGATCGGTAGTTTGGGCTGACAGTATGGTAGCCACTAACAGCTCGTAAGGAGAACTAAAGTTTAACTCGGTTCTTACCTGAGGGTAACTGTTGGCGAGGTTTGTGAGAATGTCTTCTATCTGGGCCATCGGCTCACCTCTGCTGAAGGAGTATAGTTATGAAAAGAATAGCTCTTATAGCTCACGATCAAATGAAATCCGAACTGATCAAGTTTGTCAACGAACATCTGGAATTCTTTCGGGGAGTAGAATTAGTAGGTACCGGCCATACCGGTGCTTTAGTTGAAGAAACCACCCATCTAAGGGTAAAGCGTTACTTGTCCGGTCCTCTGGGCGGGGATCAACAGATTGGTGCCCAAATTGCCAGTGGCAAGATTGATGCCGTGTTCTTCTTTCGGGATCCATTGACGCCTCAACCTCATGAGCCGGACATAACTGCCCTCTTGCGTTTATGTGATGTGCATTATGTACCGGCAGCTACAAATCCAGCGACAGGAAAAGCAATAATTCGTGGCCTGGAAAACAGCTGGGCATTATTGCCGTCGAAGTCAGACGAAAAAGGTGTTGTCCTAGAGAAAAAAAGTGAGTAGTAATAAGGTTTGATAAAAGGGTTTCCCTTCCCAAAAAACGAAACTACTGGTGATATCTTCCATTGTTGCCTATATATGGGAGGGAACTGATTGATGACCAGAAAGCGCCACGGATTATGTGCGGCTGACATGAGGATGCAATTGGAGACCATCATAAACAGTGTTAGCCAGAAAGTCAGCTCAGCCGGGCCCTTGACCTGGAGTGTTGTCATGCTCACTACCGAAGAAGAGCTGAACTGGCTAGCAAAATGGGCCCAGGATGAAAGGGTCCAAACAGCAGTGGCTGGTCTTGTCTTTTGCTTGGACTATTTGGCAGCAAGAAAGGTTTGTCCCGAGCAGGAGGATTTTTTTAACAACGACCTCATTGGGCTGTTGAGCGGCACCGCCAGCACGGCCCAAGTAGCTCAGGCCGTGGCAGCAGCCGTCACTGATTACGGCTACCAAACGTCTTTTATTCCCAACCTAATCCCTAAAGTGGTCACATTGCAGGAACAATTGCACTTGCCTCCGCTGGTTCTGCCGATCTCGGTCATGGTGCTAGGTACCGAACATCTGGAAGCAGATAGGGGCAGCGGTTATTGTTACATCCACTGGGGCCAATACCAGGAAAACAATCTAGATCTGAGCCAGGCTCGGTTATGGTGGCGAAAAGGCATAAACGGCCAGCAATTTGGACGGGCAGCCCGTTACTTGGCTCTAAACCAGCTGCGTAGAGCTCTAGCCGGCTTTGGACTCACAGTGGCCGGAATACCGATTGACGTAGGCACAGGAACGACATTGCCCAGGGAGAACATGGGTGTAGCCTTAAAAAAGGTAGCCCAACGCTTTCCCCGGTCGTTCTTTAGCTGGCAAAAGCTACGTCTGGCTTGGATCAGGCTCGGCCTACAGGTGGGCAGAATATCTCAAGCGGAGTGTCTGCTGCAACGAGTGCAAGCTTCGGAATCGGAGTCTCCCGATGTGTTACTTACTGCTGGCATATTATTATGGTTTAAGGGGCAACTTCAACCGGCACTAGAAGCAATTACTCAGGCAGAAAGG containing:
- a CDS encoding methylglyoxal synthase, translated to MKRIALIAHDQMKSELIKFVNEHLEFFRGVELVGTGHTGALVEETTHLRVKRYLSGPLGGDQQIGAQIASGKIDAVFFFRDPLTPQPHEPDITALLRLCDVHYVPAATNPATGKAIIRGLENSWALLPSKSDEKGVVLEKKSE
- a CDS encoding tetratricopeptide repeat protein; this encodes MTRKRHGLCAADMRMQLETIINSVSQKVSSAGPLTWSVVMLTTEEELNWLAKWAQDERVQTAVAGLVFCLDYLAARKVCPEQEDFFNNDLIGLLSGTASTAQVAQAVAAAVTDYGYQTSFIPNLIPKVVTLQEQLHLPPLVLPISVMVLGTEHLEADRGSGYCYIHWGQYQENNLDLSQARLWWRKGINGQQFGRAARYLALNQLRRALAGFGLTVAGIPIDVGTGTTLPRENMGVALKKVAQRFPRSFFSWQKLRLAWIRLGLQVGRISQAECLLQRVQASESESPDVLLTAGILLWFKGQLQPALEAITQAERYAPEEGLVYYLKGEIYREMGLLEQSQQSLRRSLEHHREDIGAWLALAKVVEEGRGPKEALAVFEEARATVTPNAALFNKEGLCYSELGQDDKALACYQQALALRPNDPSILANQGLILGRQGKIEAALTCYDQALRVSPNDAYLLNNKGFCLGKLERYAEALRCYEKAIVGQEQVDIGLLHNKATCLSKLGRYKEALLYYDQVLQHNPTDTTTLNNRGLCLLNLGRIRAALECYTAAIQLEPNNGVLWGNKGACLFKQGQYEQALEAYERALLLLPNELAYYSGKGMCLDYLGRAEEAVACYNRALRLA
- the nth gene encoding endonuclease III, with protein sequence MAQIEDILTNLANSYPQVRTELNFSSPYELLVATILSAQTTDRQVNKVTPGLLSKYPTPKALAGADPKHVAQLIQGVGLHRTKARYLVASAKMLVESFQGQVPQTLAELLTLPGVGRKTAKVVLANAFNQPALAVDTHVFRVSRRLGLASGKTPEQVEQELEAKIPAEQWIATHHRLIQHGRRICRARNPLCHQCSLRQNCSSAT